A stretch of Henckelia pumila isolate YLH828 chromosome 4, ASM3356847v2, whole genome shotgun sequence DNA encodes these proteins:
- the LOC140866367 gene encoding dormancy-associated protein homolog 3-like gives MGLLDHLWDDTVAGPPPENGLGKLRKHSTFSLGSNSGKEPEGPNRKSEAAEDATRVTRSIMIVKPQQKDSPPASPAGSTPPVSPFSGGGREAFRFRRKSASFAYERASAIGPRSPPPHDL, from the coding sequence ATGGGTTTACTGGACCACCTCTGGGACGACACAGTCGCCGGCCCCCCGCCGGAAAACGGCCTGGGGAAACTCAGGAAACACTCTACTTTCAGCCTCGGATCTAACTCCGGCAAGGAACCCGAAGGCCCAAATCGAAAATCAGAGGCGGCCGAGGATGCGACGAGGGTCACCAGAAGTATTATGATAGTTAAGCCGCAGCAAAAAGACTCGCCGCCAGCTTCTCCGGCGGGATCCACTCCGCCGGTTTCCCCTTTCTCCGGCGGAGGAAGAGAAGCCTTTCGGTTCAGGCGCAAATCGGCATCCTTCGCATACGAGAGGGCTAGCGCGATCGGACCCCGGAGCCCTCCTCCTCACGACCTGTGA